One Cicer arietinum cultivar CDC Frontier isolate Library 1 chromosome 8, Cicar.CDCFrontier_v2.0, whole genome shotgun sequence DNA segment encodes these proteins:
- the LOC101507566 gene encoding exonuclease 1 isoform X2 — protein MLVGIDAYSWLHKGAYSCSMELCLDSDSERKLRYIEYFMHRVNLLRYYKVTPVVVFDGGNVPCKAATEKERNRKRNANRELAMAKLKEGNVNAASELFQRAVNITPHMAHKLIQTLKSENIEFVVAPYEADAQLAYLSNLEIEKGGIEAVITEDSDLIAYGCPSIIFKMDREGNGERIELKKVFSVESCKPSFRSFDMKLFTGMCVLAGCDFLPSVPGIGVARAHALVSKYRNLDRILSVLKFEKGDQMPEGYAKSFKDALAVFHHARIYDINTKELKHMKPLPENFLESLDTNLDFLGPEIPSTIVIAIAEGNLNPSTKEAFDKFECSRLPLHPIDPQTIVQHKKSEVLAPFKQENCFSIFGSHNNSENYTVTRISDKDKYSNEALALEKLIMPLTTNETIKKTITSNDTPLKVPNNNPFRIRKHEEEINLVQKEDTIEEISIVSSVEYIDIDTYMSPNKFQEEGSKNLSRKRKFENICLEKLEETDEQVSGVTEVENCDALCLNVESQESVKSKIRNNVDLKGSEKKSKISNSKKKGSNIRTILNFFSRV, from the exons ATGCTG GTGGGTATTGATGCTTATTCATGGCTTCACAAAGGGG ctTATTCATGTAGTATGGAGCTGTGTCTTGATTCTGATAGTGAAAGGAAATTGCGGTACATTGAATACTTTATGCATAGAGTGAATCTACTTCGGTATTATAAAGTAACACCAGTTGTTGTTTTTGATGGTGGCAATGTTCCTTGTAAGGCAGCAACTGAGAAAGAGAGGAATAg AAAAAGAAATGCTAATCGTGAGTTGGCAATGGCTAAGCTCAAAGAAGGGAATGTTAATGCTGCTTCCGAGTTATTTCAG AGAGCAGTGAATATTACTCCTCATATGGCTCATAAACTAATTCAG ACTTTGAAATCAGAGAACATTGAGTTTGTTGTAGCTCCATATGAAGCAGATGCTCAGTTAGCATACTTGTCCAACCTCGAAATCGAAAAAGGCGGAATTGAAGCTGTGATCACAGAAGATAGTGATCTGATAGCTTATGGTTGTCCATCT attatttttaaaatggatCGTGAGGGGAACGGCGAAAGAATAGAGTTAAAGAAGGTTTTTTCTGTGGAATCTTGTAAACCATCGTTTCGGAGTTTTGATATGAAACTCTTCACAG GTATGTGTGTCTTAGCTGGTTGTGATTTTCTTCCATCTGTTCCTGGCATAGGTGTTGCCCGAGCTCATGCCTTAGTTTCGAAGTATCGGAACTTGGATCGT ATCTTATCTGTTCTTAAGTTCGAGAAAGGCGATCAAATGCCTGAaggttacgccaaatccttcaAAGATGCACTTGCTGTTTTTCACCATGCTCGGAT ATATGATATCAACACGAAAGAGCTCAAGCACATGAAGCCTCTACCAGAAAATTTTCTCGAGTCACTCGACACAAACCTCGATTTTTTGGGACC AGAAATTCCCTCAACTATAGTCATAGCAATAGCAGAAGGAAACTTGAATCCATCAACTAAGGAAGCATTTGATAAGTTTGAATGTTCTAGACTTCCTTTGCACCCTATTGATCCACAaaccattgttcaacacaagaAAAGTGAAGTTCTTGCTCCATTTAAACAGGAGAATTGTTTTTCAATCTTTGGCTCCCATAACAACAGTGAAAATTATACAG TGACAAGGATCTCAGATAAAGATAAGTATTCCAATGAAGCATTGGCACTTGAGAAACTAATCATGCCATTGACAACAAATGAAACAATAAAGAAAACCATTACATCTAATGACACACCTTTGAAGGTTCCTAACAACAACCCTTTTAGAATAAGAAAACATGAAGAGGAAATAAATTTGGTTCAGAAAGAGGACACAATTGAAGAAATTTCAATTGTCAGCAGTGTGgaatatattgatattgatactTACATGTCACCAAATAAATTTCAAGAAGAAGGGTCtaaaaatttatcaaggaaAAGGAAATTTGAGAACATTTGCTTAGAGAAACTTGAAGAAACTGATGAACAGGTTTCAGGAGTGACAGAAGTGGAAAATTGTGATGCTTTATGCTTGAATGTGGAGTCACAAGAGAGTGTAAAGTCTAAGATTAGGAATAATGTTGATTTGAAAGGAAGTGAAAAGAAATCCAAGATAAGCAACTCCAAGAAAAAGGGGAGCAACATTAGAACTATTCTGAATTTCTTTTCAAGAGTGTAA
- the LOC101507566 gene encoding exonuclease 1 isoform X1 produces the protein MGIKDLLRFMKPYVEPINIKNYAGKRVGIDAYSWLHKGAYSCSMELCLDSDSERKLRYIEYFMHRVNLLRYYKVTPVVVFDGGNVPCKAATEKERNRKRNANRELAMAKLKEGNVNAASELFQRAVNITPHMAHKLIQTLKSENIEFVVAPYEADAQLAYLSNLEIEKGGIEAVITEDSDLIAYGCPSIIFKMDREGNGERIELKKVFSVESCKPSFRSFDMKLFTGMCVLAGCDFLPSVPGIGVARAHALVSKYRNLDRILSVLKFEKGDQMPEGYAKSFKDALAVFHHARIYDINTKELKHMKPLPENFLESLDTNLDFLGPEIPSTIVIAIAEGNLNPSTKEAFDKFECSRLPLHPIDPQTIVQHKKSEVLAPFKQENCFSIFGSHNNSENYTVTRISDKDKYSNEALALEKLIMPLTTNETIKKTITSNDTPLKVPNNNPFRIRKHEEEINLVQKEDTIEEISIVSSVEYIDIDTYMSPNKFQEEGSKNLSRKRKFENICLEKLEETDEQVSGVTEVENCDALCLNVESQESVKSKIRNNVDLKGSEKKSKISNSKKKGSNIRTILNFFSRV, from the exons ATGGGCATCAAGGATCTTCTCAGATTCATGAAGCCTTACGTTGAACCCATTAACATTAAGAACTATGCTGGTAAACGT GTGGGTATTGATGCTTATTCATGGCTTCACAAAGGGG ctTATTCATGTAGTATGGAGCTGTGTCTTGATTCTGATAGTGAAAGGAAATTGCGGTACATTGAATACTTTATGCATAGAGTGAATCTACTTCGGTATTATAAAGTAACACCAGTTGTTGTTTTTGATGGTGGCAATGTTCCTTGTAAGGCAGCAACTGAGAAAGAGAGGAATAg AAAAAGAAATGCTAATCGTGAGTTGGCAATGGCTAAGCTCAAAGAAGGGAATGTTAATGCTGCTTCCGAGTTATTTCAG AGAGCAGTGAATATTACTCCTCATATGGCTCATAAACTAATTCAG ACTTTGAAATCAGAGAACATTGAGTTTGTTGTAGCTCCATATGAAGCAGATGCTCAGTTAGCATACTTGTCCAACCTCGAAATCGAAAAAGGCGGAATTGAAGCTGTGATCACAGAAGATAGTGATCTGATAGCTTATGGTTGTCCATCT attatttttaaaatggatCGTGAGGGGAACGGCGAAAGAATAGAGTTAAAGAAGGTTTTTTCTGTGGAATCTTGTAAACCATCGTTTCGGAGTTTTGATATGAAACTCTTCACAG GTATGTGTGTCTTAGCTGGTTGTGATTTTCTTCCATCTGTTCCTGGCATAGGTGTTGCCCGAGCTCATGCCTTAGTTTCGAAGTATCGGAACTTGGATCGT ATCTTATCTGTTCTTAAGTTCGAGAAAGGCGATCAAATGCCTGAaggttacgccaaatccttcaAAGATGCACTTGCTGTTTTTCACCATGCTCGGAT ATATGATATCAACACGAAAGAGCTCAAGCACATGAAGCCTCTACCAGAAAATTTTCTCGAGTCACTCGACACAAACCTCGATTTTTTGGGACC AGAAATTCCCTCAACTATAGTCATAGCAATAGCAGAAGGAAACTTGAATCCATCAACTAAGGAAGCATTTGATAAGTTTGAATGTTCTAGACTTCCTTTGCACCCTATTGATCCACAaaccattgttcaacacaagaAAAGTGAAGTTCTTGCTCCATTTAAACAGGAGAATTGTTTTTCAATCTTTGGCTCCCATAACAACAGTGAAAATTATACAG TGACAAGGATCTCAGATAAAGATAAGTATTCCAATGAAGCATTGGCACTTGAGAAACTAATCATGCCATTGACAACAAATGAAACAATAAAGAAAACCATTACATCTAATGACACACCTTTGAAGGTTCCTAACAACAACCCTTTTAGAATAAGAAAACATGAAGAGGAAATAAATTTGGTTCAGAAAGAGGACACAATTGAAGAAATTTCAATTGTCAGCAGTGTGgaatatattgatattgatactTACATGTCACCAAATAAATTTCAAGAAGAAGGGTCtaaaaatttatcaaggaaAAGGAAATTTGAGAACATTTGCTTAGAGAAACTTGAAGAAACTGATGAACAGGTTTCAGGAGTGACAGAAGTGGAAAATTGTGATGCTTTATGCTTGAATGTGGAGTCACAAGAGAGTGTAAAGTCTAAGATTAGGAATAATGTTGATTTGAAAGGAAGTGAAAAGAAATCCAAGATAAGCAACTCCAAGAAAAAGGGGAGCAACATTAGAACTATTCTGAATTTCTTTTCAAGAGTGTAA